The Bos mutus isolate GX-2022 chromosome 11, NWIPB_WYAK_1.1, whole genome shotgun sequence nucleotide sequence GTAACCAGCAAAGGTGCGGAGGGTGCAGACAGAGTGTCACTTTCGTTTAAGAGGGGGACGGAAATCTATATTTGCTTACCTTTTTGGAAAGAAGCCACAGGACGGCAAACCCAGAACTCAGTGAAACCGTCAGTCTGGACAGAGCAGGGAGGAAGCAGGACCTCTCTGAATGCACCTGGTTTTATGCTTTTGACTTTGGAACCAAATGTTTTCTACACTGAAAAAAGCACACGGGCGACTCCCTGGAGGCCCAGTTAATGAGGACGTCCCCTTCCAAGGCGGGCAGggctccccggtggctcagacgctGATGAAgtcacctgcagtgcgggagacccgggtttgacctctgggtcgggaagatcccccggagaagggaatggcaacccactccagtgctcttgcctggagaatctcatggacagaggagcctggcgggctacagtccatgggggctgcaaagtgtcggacacgactgagtgactgacactttcactttccaagcaGGGGGTTGCAGTTTCATCCCTGGTCggagagctaagaccccacatgcctcacagccggAAAACCAAAAAACtaggagcaatattgtaacaaattcagtaaagactttaaaatactaaagccacctttaaaaaaaaaaaaaaagctaagctACTTTTAGGTCCCACATtaaatcagtgtgtgtgtgtgtgtgtgtgttttaagacaGTAAAAACTAACTGAAATAAATGACCCTAAATATTGAGgtggtggggggaaaaaagagcatACTAAGAATTATTTCAAGTGACTTTGAAACAGACTTTTTACTTCACACCCCTAAGgggacaaaaacaaaaagaataagaaataccAGATTCCGTTCAGTAAGCTTGTTAGTAAAAACATTGGTAAGGATacttttaaatgggaaaaagcaAGTAAGTAATGAAGTGTATGTtatgaggaaataaaatttgCACTGTAAAAGTCACATAGACATCACATTTTAACATGGGAAAACCCCCTTCATGTCTAATTTTAAGTGGAAATATCAGtataaactcatgttcatttttctctcccttaaaaaaaaaagtctttcctaGATCTGGCCACTGAAAAAGCCCAGAACCATTGCAAAGCCAGAAGCAACTAACACCTCTAGGGCCCAGACTGTGGGCTCTAGAACCACTTCCCCCAGCAAGAGAGCCAAGCGTCCCAGGACTGCAGCAAGAACTGGGACATCTTATGCCTGAAAGCAACGTGCCATGAAGGGTTAGCGGGGTCCCACGAAActaactttggggcttccctagtggctcagtcggtaaagaatctgcctacaacgcaggagacccaggtttgactcctgagtggggaagaacccacggagaaggaaacagcaacccactctagtattcttgcctggagaattccatggatagaggagcctggcaggctacggtccacggggtcgcaaaagagtcgaacacgactcagcgactacaccaccaccatcaaaatGACACTGGAGCCCACGTGGAGGCCAAGCCCGTGGTCCCAGTGAGATCATTTAAACGTCAAAAAGAATAACGACTGCAGGAGATTGAAACGCATCGAATACGTATAAACCAGTGGGAATAAGATGGCGAAACGGCCACGGCCCTCACAGGGTGCCAACTTgttctgaaaactgaaaaatttacAAGCTGAGCATCTATGCGTTTCCTCTGCAGACAGTCTGTTGATATTACCAGCTACGTAATAGGGAAGATTCTTTAGAGAAGAGTCAGAGCTGATACACGCAGGACAGGTGATAGCCTCTGAACAGTCTCTGTCTGCAACTCCTAACGAGACAACAGATCCCTCAGGGATTCCCAGCCGCTGCTGAAAGAATGAGGAGGAGCCAGCGGGGAGGCCTGGGCAGCTGAACGCCCAGGCTCATCCCAACATCGCGATGAGAGGAACAGCGGTCCTGGGGCCCTGAAGGTGGAGTGGTGGGAAGCCAATTTAGAGGGCAGAACCGTGACAGAGGAACACGGGAAATGCTGCTGGAGGAACTGCAAGCCCGTTCTCGTACATGGAGAATTCTGTGAGATAAATGACCCAGTTTCTTCTGTAAACAACCTGCAGGGAGCAGGAATGAAGGGGAGCAACAGTCAAAAGAGCCAAACACAACTGGATCTGGATTTGAACAAGCCGACTGTGGGAAAGCATCTTGGAGATGAGCGGAGGCTTTTTAAAGGTCCTCACCTGTCCGATTCTGCGCTGAAGTGTTTATAAATAAACTGATGTGCTCTGGGATTTCCTTTAAGGAACTCAGTTGCTCCTTCCATGCAGTTCCCTGGGGTCAGGGGAATGGAagggattgggagtttgagacaGGGTGTACTCAACAAAGCCCCTTGTTAAACCTCGGTGACCTGGAATGGGCCACAGTGGGAATATTTACACGACCCACaggttaagttgcttcagtcgtgtccgactctctaccaccccatggactgtagcccgccaggcttctctgtccttggggattctccaagcaaggatactggtgtgggttgccacgtccttctccagagcttcttcccgacccaggaattgaagccagaATCTCCAGCAAATTCTTtatctactgagccaccagggaagcccttaattccCCGACCCGTGATCAAACCCTcgcccctgcactggcagtgtggagtcttaaccactgggccaccggggaagtcccttaattttttaatgtcaacAGCCTAAATATAAAAAGGgagttgtttttcagttttgaaagatgaaaaactTTTGAAAATCGGTTGCAGACCGTTTGAATACACTTAACACTACTGACctggacatttaaaaatggttaagatgataaattttatgtgatgtataatttggatattttaaaggaaagggaTCGTTTATGTTATAAAATGGAATATGGTTCAAAGTTATGTTGCAGAAGAAAttttaatgataaagaaaaatgaggGTGAGCTGGTTAGGTGATAAAGCAGGTTACAAAGCCGTGCGTTCAGCCTGACTGCACTGGGGTCAGTTTTTAAACACATGAGCTGGTCATCTAGGGTTCCCAGGTGatgaagaacctgcctcccaggaGGAGATGTCAGAgacgccagttcgatccctggattgggaagatgccctgaaggagggcatggcaacccactccagtattcttgcctagagaatcccatggacagaggagcctggcgggctggagcctggcgggctagagcctgtggggtcacaaagagtgggacaggactgaagcgactgagcacgcacgcacacacatgtgcacgagCCACTCACCCGAGCTGCAAGTGTGCCAGGCTGAGCGCTCACGTAGAGGCCGAGAGCGAGGGTGTGTGCTGCCAGCTTCCCCTCCTGCAGACGCGGGAAGTGCTGGCACAGGCAGGGTCCCTCCTGCCCCGAGCCCCTGCCTCCTGCCGGCCCAGGGGTGCTTGTTTTCCCATTTAGAGCACTTGCTTGGCGTCCTAACCTAGGACAGGCTCCTGCGATGAGCTGGCGGTGAAGGTGGCGGGGTGTGTTGCAGGCTGCTGATGGAGAAGGGGGCGAATGACAGCCGGGACAGTGGTCATCACCGGCGGCATCTTGGCGACTGTGATTCTGCTCTGCATCATCGCGGTTCTGTGCTACTGCCGGCTCCAGGTACTcgggggcgtgggggtggggtggggagggaagcccagagcagggCCCTGCAGAGGGCGGGGGCCCCCACCGGGGCCAGGCCTCCAAGAAGGTGCAAGGCATccagccctgcccagcctccACATGTGAGGGCTCAGTGACAGCTTCCCAGACTCCCTGCGAGGCGAGGCTGCAGAGGTTCGGAGAGGGTGAGGGCCTTAGCCGACGTCACACAGCTGCCAGGAGGGGCGCAGTGGTGAGCCCTCgggccgcgcctccctgccctgcccaccctcaACGACTGGGCTGGGCCCTGTGTCTTCATGGGAGGAGAAGCCACGTGTGCAGGGCAAGCCACATGTGCAGCCCGGCCCCCTTGAGCTAGACTGGGGCCAGCTCTGCCGCCTGCAGGCTGCCTGAACCCCGGccccctgggcctcagtgtccccacctGCAGATGGGACTTggtccctgcccctgccccgtGGTTGCTGTGGGGCGAAAtgagtgaaagccgctcagtcgtgtccgactcttgcgaccccatggactgtacagtccccggaattctccaggccagaattctagagtgggtagtctttcccttctccagaggatcatcccaacccaggtctcctgcatcacaggcggattctttagcagctgagccaccagggaaggggtgAAATGAGAGAACCCCTCCTTTAGGGACGCCAGGAGTCCGGGGCGCCTGGGCTCGAGCTCCCCTCCGTGGTCGAGATGGGGACACGGGTGTATGACGCGGGGGCATCCCGGCGCCCTCCCGGGCCCGCGCGGGGGCTGGGGGTCACTGTGGCCCTCTACCCACAGTACTACTGCTGCAAGAAAGACGAGTcggaggaggacgaggaggagcCGGACTTTGCGGTGCACTCGCGCCTCCCGCCGCTGCACTCCAACCGGAACCTGGTGCTGAGCAACGGGCCGGCGCTCTGCCCGGCTGCCGCCTTCAGCCAGAGGTCCCCGCAGGCCCGCGCCCTCTGCCGCAGCTGCTCCCGCTCCGAGCCGCCCGCCTTCTTCCTGCAGGAGCCGGAGGACGAGGGCGTCAGCAACGGGGGGGAGCGCGTGGCCTACAGGAGCATCAGCCAGGAGGACGTGGGGCCGCCGCCCGGGGGCTTTGGGGGGCTGCAGGCGCTCAACCCCAACCGCCTGTCGGCCATGCGAGAGGCCTTCTCCCGCAGCCGCAGCGTCAGCACCGACGTCTGAGCGCACCCCCGGCCCCCAGCAGAGCCTGAGACCATGGTGGGGGGGTCCCCGCCTGGCCCCGGGCCCCGAACCCAGCGGTCCTCGCGTGCCTGTCATCACAGGCACTTCGGGGCTCCCTGCAGGGGTCAGACCCAGTGAAGGCCGGTGGGGCCACCCCAGGCAGCAGCCTCCGGGGCCTGGGTCTGCAGGGAGGCAGGCGTGATGCAGGTGCGGGTGGGGCCCCCAGGTGCCCCAGCTGCAGAGTGAGGCAGGGCTCCGGGGTGCGGACACCAGGCTGCGGATGCCAGGGCTGCCGTCAGCAAGGGGCCAGGGGCCGGGGCCTCCGTCGCGGCCGCCTCTGCCGCTCGGCCTGGCCACGCCCCTCCGTCCCTGGGTCTCGGTCTACCTACGTGTCCAAGGATGAGGTGGTGGCCACCAGGCTTGGGGTCCTGCAGCTCAAGCCTTGGGGGCCAAGTCTcctgtctccccccacccccagacagcCTGGCTTCCAGGGCAGCTGAGACCCTGCTTGAGCCCGCCTCCCCGCTGATGCCCGGAGAAAAGGGGGTTTCTCGGGAGGTGCAGCCCCAACTGGCTTTTTGGTGAAaatggagtggggaggaggcccTGTGCCAATCCTCCCGCTTCAGAAGTAAAACACGCAGCCCACTGCTCAGCCCTGATATGGTTGGGCAGACAGAGCCTCGCACCAGAGGCGGAAAGACCCACTGATGCCCCGTGGGACCTGAGACATGCCCTCGGGTCCACAGGGGGACAGGTGGGTCTCAGGAAGACCTGGGAGCAAGGCCTCAGGCTGCCCTTccctgcaccagccccaagcacccggCCCCCCAGGCGAGGACAGCTGAGCTCAGCCCCCATCAGGCCCCCTCAGGCCTAGCggctcctccctccacccactgAGAGAGCTGCCCCAAGCCCAGGGGCACCTACCGTGGGGGACACAGCCCCCGACTCAGAGGCCCTGTCTCCTCTCTCTGCAGCCTGgcccccagagcccctgtcctctCCTGGGCCCGCTCTCGCGcgctctctctctgcctctgggccCCGCCATGGAGCGCCCCCCAACACCCCCATAGGGTAGCCCCCGTCTGCCCAAGAAGACAGACCAAGCTCCCCAGCCAAGCGGCCTTCCCGGAAGACAAGCTCTGGGGCCAGTGGCTTCCCCCCGGTGTGGGCACCACAGCTCTCGCTGTCTCTCGAAAGCGCTGCAGAGCTGTGACTCTGGACGTGAGCAGAGTGAGGAAGACTTACTATTTTGGGCATTCtcgattttttccccctcttcttccctTCGCTTCCTGCCTCAGTTTGGACTTGCTAATGGATTCGTGCCCAAGCTTCCCGTTCCTTTGTCAAACCCCAGAGTTCGTTTCTGATGtgttggctgggggtgggggtggggaggggggtgggggaagggtccGGAGGTGGCACTTCCCGTGGCTGTTCTGCGTGGtctcctgtttccttttctgGTCTCTGGCCTCTGTATAGATTCCTAGATCCATCTGAcatcaccaacacacacacacccatccaaACTCTCCCTCAGCTCCGCCATGGAGACGGGGGGAGCTGCCCGCTCCCCGACAGAATCGAGAGCCAATAAAACTCCTCTCTGACACCTCGCGTGCTGTCTTTAGTCCGCCTGGGATTCCAGGCCGACCCAGACCCCTCTCCTGAGGTTCCTGGGAGGGGCCACATCCAGCCCAACCCAGACAGAGTGGGCCCTCCCTTTCCGTCCAGCCCCAGGGGTCAAGGCTCTGCCCAGAGGGGCTGGTCGTGGTCGCAGCCACGTTGG carries:
- the FAM163B gene encoding protein FAM163B; the protein is MTAGTVVITGGILATVILLCIIAVLCYCRLQYYCCKKDESEEDEEEPDFAVHSRLPPLHSNRNLVLSNGPALCPAAAFSQRSPQARALCRSCSRSEPPAFFLQEPEDEGVSNGGERVAYRSISQEDVGPPPGGFGGLQALNPNRLSAMREAFSRSRSVSTDV